A section of the Amycolatopsis sp. AA4 genome encodes:
- a CDS encoding Lrp/AsnC family transcriptional regulator gives MNTIDQRIVSCLVANARSSYAEIGKVVGLSAPAVKRRVDRLLETGVLRGFTAVVDPEALGWGTEAFVEVHCQGNVTPGRIRARLEPLTEVVAAYTVSGAADAIVHLRAADIHHLETALERLRGLEIIDRTVSTVVLSRLLERPPTPS, from the coding sequence GTGAACACCATCGACCAGCGAATCGTTTCCTGCCTGGTGGCCAACGCCCGTTCCAGCTACGCGGAGATCGGCAAGGTGGTCGGGCTGTCCGCCCCCGCGGTGAAACGACGCGTGGACCGGCTGCTGGAGACCGGCGTGCTGCGCGGCTTCACCGCGGTCGTCGACCCGGAGGCGCTCGGCTGGGGCACCGAGGCGTTCGTCGAGGTGCACTGCCAGGGCAACGTCACGCCCGGCCGGATCCGGGCCCGGCTCGAACCGTTGACCGAGGTTGTCGCCGCCTACACGGTGTCCGGCGCGGCGGACGCGATCGTCCACCTGCGCGCCGCCGACATCCACCACCTGGAGACCGCGCTCGAGCGGCTGCGCGGGCTGGAGATCATCGACCGCACGGTGTCGACGGTCGTGTTGTCCCGGCTGCTGGAACGGCCGCCGACGCCGTCCTGA
- the ddaH gene encoding dimethylargininase codes for MQGEVVPPRVPTPRRYLMCPPRYFAVDYAINPWMDPSKPVSVDVAVAQWTELRDTYRRLGHTVEEIDPQPGLPDMVFAANSGTVVDGRVLGSRFRAPQRAAEAEHFRRWFLEHGYRDLTMPEKINEAEGDFAWTGKLLLAGTGFRTDPAAHAEAQEVLGVPVVSLRLVDPRYYHLDTALFVLAEATDTTTAQVVYYPDAFSPGSQRVLRRMFPDAVLATAADAECFGLNGVSDGRNVVLPVEATDLGARLAERGYEPVYVDISELRKAGGGPKCCTLEIRK; via the coding sequence ATGCAGGGAGAGGTTGTGCCGCCGCGGGTGCCCACGCCCCGCCGTTACCTGATGTGCCCGCCGCGTTATTTCGCCGTCGACTACGCGATCAACCCCTGGATGGACCCCTCGAAGCCGGTCAGCGTGGACGTCGCCGTCGCGCAGTGGACCGAGCTGCGCGACACCTACCGCCGCCTCGGCCACACCGTCGAGGAGATCGACCCGCAACCCGGCCTCCCGGACATGGTGTTCGCGGCCAACTCGGGCACCGTCGTGGACGGACGCGTGCTCGGCTCGCGGTTCCGCGCCCCGCAGCGCGCCGCCGAGGCGGAGCACTTCCGCCGCTGGTTCCTCGAACACGGCTACCGCGACCTGACGATGCCGGAGAAGATCAACGAGGCCGAGGGCGATTTCGCCTGGACCGGCAAGCTCCTGCTGGCCGGCACCGGCTTCCGCACCGACCCGGCGGCGCACGCCGAGGCGCAGGAGGTGCTCGGCGTCCCGGTCGTGTCGCTGCGGCTGGTCGACCCGCGCTACTACCACCTGGACACCGCGCTGTTCGTGCTGGCCGAGGCGACGGACACGACGACCGCGCAGGTCGTCTACTACCCGGACGCGTTCTCGCCGGGCTCGCAGCGGGTGCTGCGGCGGATGTTCCCGGACGCGGTGCTCGCGACCGCGGCCGACGCCGAGTGCTTCGGCTTGAACGGGGTGTCCGACGGCCGCAACGTGGTGCTTCCGGTCGAGGCGACGGACCTGGGCGCGCGGCTGGCCGAGCGGGGGTACGAGCCGGTGTACGTGGACATCTCAGAACTGCGGAAGGCCGGTGGCGGGCCGAAGTGCTGCACGTTGGAGATCCGCAAGTAG
- a CDS encoding alpha/beta fold hydrolase: protein MIRHRTTSVDGHQLFYREAGPVGAPAIVLLHGYPTSSFMFRNLIPLLADRYRVIAPDHLGFGHSAAPSADEFDYTFDALADLTSGLLDQLGLDRYAVYVQDYGAPIAWRLALQHPDRISAIVTQNGNGYEEGFVDSFWAGLWAYGANPGPDTEPAVRTALSYDAIRWQYLHGVPDPSLVSPDTWEHDYARVSRPGNDEIQLALFRDYRNNRPLYPRLHEFLRTHDVPVLAVWGRRDEIFAPAGAEAFARDAKDAEVHLIDGGHFLLESHLDVVAGYLRGFLGRVLK from the coding sequence ATGATCCGCCACCGGACGACCTCCGTCGACGGCCACCAGCTCTTCTACCGCGAGGCCGGTCCCGTCGGCGCACCCGCGATCGTCCTGCTGCACGGATATCCGACCAGCTCGTTCATGTTCCGGAACCTGATCCCGCTGCTGGCCGACCGCTACCGGGTAATCGCGCCGGACCACCTGGGCTTCGGCCACTCCGCCGCGCCCAGCGCCGACGAGTTCGACTACACCTTCGACGCCCTCGCCGACCTCACGTCCGGCCTGCTCGACCAGCTCGGCCTGGACCGCTACGCGGTTTACGTCCAGGACTACGGCGCCCCGATCGCCTGGCGGCTCGCGCTCCAGCACCCGGACCGGATCTCCGCGATCGTCACGCAGAACGGCAACGGATACGAGGAAGGCTTCGTCGACTCGTTCTGGGCCGGGCTTTGGGCCTACGGCGCGAACCCCGGCCCGGACACCGAACCGGCCGTCCGCACCGCGCTGAGCTACGACGCCATCCGCTGGCAGTACCTGCACGGCGTCCCCGACCCGAGCCTGGTCAGCCCGGACACCTGGGAGCACGACTACGCCCGGGTCTCCCGCCCCGGCAACGACGAAATCCAGCTGGCCTTGTTCCGCGACTACCGGAACAACCGCCCGCTTTACCCGCGACTGCACGAATTCCTGCGCACCCACGACGTCCCGGTGCTCGCCGTGTGGGGCCGACGCGACGAGATCTTCGCCCCGGCCGGAGCGGAAGCCTTCGCGCGCGACGCCAAGGACGCCGAGGTACACCTGATCGACGGCGGGCACTTCCTGCTGGAAAGCCACCTGGACGTCGTCGCGGGCTACCTGCGCGGTTTCCTCGGCCGGGTCCTGAAGTAA
- a CDS encoding CGNR zinc finger domain-containing protein has product MDVLALLNSRPLVNGEEQDALDRQWARERGGDGSGAELELLRRARDLLRDVVRGVSSPVVLRPLLDGVRQVPELSADGLRWEVEAPPHARLAVEAVLDWAALEKDLPGRLRACANDECQLFLLDRSRANRARWCSMAACGNREKVRRHYQRNH; this is encoded by the coding sequence ATGGACGTGCTCGCCCTGCTCAACAGCAGGCCGCTGGTCAACGGCGAGGAACAGGACGCGCTCGACCGGCAGTGGGCGCGCGAGCGCGGTGGCGACGGGAGCGGCGCGGAGCTGGAACTGCTGCGGCGGGCGCGGGATCTCCTGCGGGACGTCGTGCGCGGGGTCAGTTCGCCGGTCGTGCTGCGTCCGCTCCTGGACGGGGTGCGTCAGGTGCCGGAGCTTTCCGCGGACGGTCTCCGCTGGGAGGTGGAGGCGCCGCCGCACGCGCGATTGGCCGTCGAAGCCGTTCTGGATTGGGCGGCGCTCGAAAAGGATCTCCCTGGGCGATTGCGGGCCTGCGCCAACGACGAGTGCCAGCTGTTCCTGCTCGACCGCAGCCGGGCGAACCGCGCGCGCTGGTGTTCGATGGCGGCCTGCGGAAATCGGGAGAAGGTGCGGCGGCACTACCAGCGCAATCATTGA
- a CDS encoding polysaccharide deacetylase family protein, which produces MITFAVHGIGKPERALDPGEDERWITVEQFDALLDVVSGTGAQLTFDDGNSSDVEIALPRLVERGLYAEFFPLAGRVGERGYVDRAGLRQLVDAGMHVGSHGWDRLDWRRLDGSFAVRRELDDAPRLLEQLSGTPVRRFSLPEGRFDRRVLTHLREAGATRVYANVGGVRGAALVRPRTEIRSDLNPRWAEAVSRRPRRFPARWASRPGR; this is translated from the coding sequence ATGATCACCTTTGCGGTGCACGGCATTGGCAAGCCCGAGCGAGCCCTCGATCCGGGTGAGGACGAGCGGTGGATCACCGTGGAGCAGTTCGACGCGCTCTTGGACGTCGTCTCCGGGACGGGGGCGCAGCTCACCTTCGACGACGGCAACTCCTCGGACGTCGAGATCGCCTTGCCGCGGCTGGTCGAGCGCGGGTTGTATGCCGAGTTCTTCCCGTTGGCCGGCCGGGTCGGCGAGCGCGGGTACGTCGACCGCGCCGGGCTGCGGCAGCTGGTGGACGCCGGAATGCACGTCGGATCGCACGGCTGGGACCGGCTGGACTGGCGACGGCTCGACGGGTCGTTCGCGGTGCGCCGGGAGCTGGATGACGCGCCGCGGCTGCTGGAGCAGCTGAGCGGAACCCCGGTGCGGCGGTTTTCGCTGCCGGAGGGCCGGTTCGACCGGCGAGTGCTGACGCATCTGCGCGAGGCCGGCGCGACGCGGGTGTACGCGAATGTCGGCGGCGTGCGCGGGGCGGCGCTGGTTCGGCCCCGGACGGAGATCCGCTCGGACCTGAACCCCCGCTGGGCCGAAGCGGTGAGCCGCCGGCCGCGTCGATTCCCGGCCCGCTGGGCTTCCCGGCCGGGCCGGTAA
- a CDS encoding glycoside hydrolase family 75 protein, with protein MRKLVLLAILAIAAAVLPAALATAATPAAEAVQAGPTADQILAKVASCKQISNGKYKTDEDSGSATVPVCDAGKAVFWKADMDIDCDGQRTSECNENTDCCFYPDTAFPQSDGKPLNAAKLPYIVVPSSSSIWNYANSGLRGGGSCAVIYNGKVEYAVIGDTGPNKIIGEASYATAKALGINPDPKNGGVDSGVTYVCFKNSSVNPIEDHAAATSTGQKLASAFVSGS; from the coding sequence ATGCGGAAACTCGTCCTGCTCGCGATTCTGGCGATCGCCGCCGCCGTCCTGCCCGCCGCGCTCGCCACCGCGGCGACCCCCGCCGCGGAAGCGGTTCAGGCAGGCCCGACCGCGGACCAGATTCTCGCCAAGGTGGCGTCCTGCAAGCAGATCTCCAACGGCAAATACAAAACCGACGAGGACTCCGGCAGCGCGACCGTGCCGGTCTGCGATGCGGGCAAGGCGGTCTTCTGGAAAGCCGACATGGACATCGACTGCGACGGCCAGCGCACCTCCGAGTGCAACGAGAACACTGACTGCTGCTTCTACCCCGACACCGCCTTCCCGCAATCCGACGGCAAACCGCTCAACGCCGCCAAGCTGCCGTACATCGTGGTCCCCAGTTCGAGCAGCATCTGGAATTACGCGAACTCCGGCCTTCGCGGCGGCGGTTCCTGCGCGGTGATCTACAACGGCAAGGTCGAGTACGCGGTCATCGGCGACACCGGGCCGAACAAGATCATCGGCGAGGCCTCGTACGCGACGGCCAAGGCTCTCGGGATCAACCCGGACCCGAAGAACGGCGGCGTCGACTCCGGCGTGACGTACGTGTGCTTCAAGAACTCGAGCGTGAACCCGATCGAGGACCACGCGGCGGCCACGAGCACCGGACAGAAGCTGGCGTCGGCGTTCGTGAGCGGGAGCTGA
- a CDS encoding polysaccharide deacetylase family protein has translation MAGKLVNLTVHGIGTPVRPLDPGEGETWVRVDQFERVLDAVAGRPEVRLTFDDGNSSDVEIALPRLVERGLRAEFFLLAGRLGTPGSVDEAGIGKLLAAGMKIGSHGWAHRDWRRLERDQVGEELVRAPQALAAHVGTPVHRVAIPFGSYDRTVLRRLRRAGVQRAYTSDGGPARERDWLQPRTSLTRDLDAAWIADVLDGSPGVRRKARRAVAKVVKRCRG, from the coding sequence ATGGCAGGCAAGCTGGTGAATCTCACGGTGCACGGCATCGGGACACCCGTGCGTCCGCTGGATCCCGGGGAGGGCGAAACCTGGGTCCGGGTGGACCAGTTCGAACGGGTGCTGGACGCCGTCGCGGGCCGTCCCGAGGTCCGGCTGACCTTCGACGACGGGAACTCCTCGGACGTCGAGATCGCCTTGCCGCGGCTGGTCGAGCGCGGGCTGCGCGCCGAATTCTTCCTGCTGGCCGGACGGCTCGGCACTCCGGGATCGGTGGACGAGGCCGGGATCGGGAAACTTCTGGCCGCCGGCATGAAGATCGGCTCGCACGGCTGGGCGCACCGCGACTGGCGGCGGCTGGAGCGCGACCAGGTCGGCGAGGAGCTGGTGCGGGCGCCGCAGGCACTCGCGGCGCACGTCGGAACGCCGGTGCACCGGGTCGCGATTCCGTTCGGTTCCTACGACCGGACCGTTCTGCGCCGGTTGCGCCGCGCGGGCGTCCAGCGGGCTTACACCAGCGACGGAGGGCCTGCGAGGGAGAGGGACTGGCTGCAGCCGCGGACCAGCCTCACGCGTGATCTCGACGCCGCCTGGATCGCGGATGTGCTCGACGGATCGCCCGGCGTGCGCCGCAAGGCCCGGCGGGCAGTCGCGAAAGTGGTGAAGCGGTGCCGCGGTTAA
- a CDS encoding glycosyltransferase family 2 protein — MSEPRFRVAIIIVTYNSATVLAGCLASLRAAAQGTDLVEVIVADNMSSDGTEKIASREWDVPVTLLRTGHNGGYAAAVNAALDELRTAEIDGVFVLNPDARPRAGALEILARALEYPRRGIVYPRLLNEDGTLQPSIRRDPTVLRALAESIAGGHRAGRWGTLGELITDPMQYEYARPVAWGTGAAMLISTDTLREIGPWDESFLLYGEETEFSLRAKDFGWQPWYEPSAVVEHIGGESGTNPVLWALLTVNRVELFRRRSGWLASAAYFAAVVLGELLRSLGGRRTARAALVALVRPSRRLTALPG; from the coding sequence GTGAGTGAGCCGCGATTCCGGGTTGCGATCATCATCGTGACCTACAACAGTGCCACTGTGCTGGCGGGATGTCTCGCGTCGCTGCGTGCCGCCGCGCAGGGCACCGACCTCGTCGAGGTGATCGTGGCCGACAACATGTCCTCCGACGGCACCGAGAAAATCGCCTCCCGGGAATGGGACGTTCCGGTCACCTTGCTGCGCACCGGACATAACGGGGGCTATGCGGCCGCAGTCAACGCGGCGCTCGACGAATTGCGAACTGCCGAAATAGACGGGGTTTTCGTGCTCAATCCGGACGCCCGCCCGCGTGCGGGCGCGCTGGAAATCCTCGCTCGCGCACTCGAATACCCGCGCCGGGGCATCGTTTATCCGCGGCTGCTCAACGAGGACGGCACGCTCCAGCCCTCGATCCGCCGGGACCCCACGGTGCTGCGCGCGCTGGCCGAATCGATCGCGGGCGGCCACCGGGCGGGCCGGTGGGGCACGCTGGGCGAGCTGATCACCGATCCGATGCAGTACGAGTACGCGCGCCCGGTCGCCTGGGGCACCGGCGCGGCGATGCTGATCAGCACGGACACGCTGCGCGAGATCGGCCCGTGGGACGAATCGTTCCTGCTCTACGGCGAAGAGACGGAATTCAGCTTGCGCGCCAAGGATTTCGGCTGGCAGCCGTGGTACGAACCGTCCGCGGTGGTCGAGCACATCGGCGGCGAATCCGGGACGAATCCGGTGCTGTGGGCGTTGCTCACGGTCAATCGGGTCGAGCTTTTCCGCCGGCGCAGCGGGTGGCTGGCCTCGGCGGCCTACTTCGCGGCGGTGGTGCTCGGCGAGCTTCTCCGCTCGCTCGGCGGCCGGCGGACTGCTCGGGCCGCGCTTGTCGCACTGGTGCGGCCTTCGCGCCGCCTGACCGCGCTTCCGGGCTGA
- a CDS encoding GNAT family N-acetyltransferase — translation MRVVEFGRLTARELDAWHALRAANSALDSPYFHPEFAAAVHAEGPPVHVAVAEAAGAVTGLFPVHRNGSAVRPVGWPAADFQGPIQAEGSRFPVETLLPALRARTFSFDHLLDTAEFEQRIDTRRPSPYLDVTGGLEGYLGRASRSGKDNMGQARRRAAKAGREHGPLVFTADSRDPALLDEVIRLKREQYAATGARDYFADPARIALLHRLLRTREGSFGGLLSAVHSGGELLAAHFGLRDGRVLHWWFPVYEPRFSRLAPGWILLREIVQAAPEWGVERIDLGRGEDEYKRRAMTGQVMVCQGEMTSGELRGLVRRAGRQAVSAVKASPIAPQLRAVLRRFR, via the coding sequence GTGCGCGTAGTCGAGTTCGGTCGCCTCACGGCTCGGGAATTGGATGCCTGGCATGCCTTGCGGGCGGCCAATTCCGCGTTGGACAGCCCGTATTTCCATCCGGAATTCGCCGCGGCGGTGCACGCGGAAGGGCCGCCGGTCCACGTCGCCGTCGCGGAGGCCGCCGGTGCGGTCACCGGTTTGTTTCCGGTGCACCGCAACGGGTCCGCGGTACGCCCGGTCGGCTGGCCCGCCGCGGATTTCCAGGGGCCGATTCAAGCGGAAGGCAGCCGATTCCCGGTCGAGACGCTGCTGCCGGCGTTGCGGGCCCGGACGTTCAGCTTCGATCACCTGCTGGACACGGCCGAGTTCGAGCAGCGGATCGACACCCGGCGGCCCTCGCCGTACCTCGACGTCACCGGCGGGCTGGAGGGCTATCTGGGGCGGGCTTCGCGCAGCGGCAAGGACAATATGGGGCAGGCCCGGCGCCGAGCGGCCAAAGCGGGCCGCGAGCACGGGCCGCTGGTCTTCACGGCCGACAGCCGGGATCCCGCGCTGCTCGACGAGGTGATCCGGCTCAAACGCGAGCAATACGCGGCGACCGGTGCGCGGGACTACTTCGCCGATCCGGCTCGGATCGCGCTGTTGCACCGGCTTCTCCGGACTCGGGAAGGATCCTTCGGCGGGCTGCTCTCGGCTGTCCACAGTGGAGGGGAACTGCTCGCGGCACACTTCGGTCTTCGGGACGGCCGGGTGCTGCATTGGTGGTTCCCGGTCTACGAGCCGCGGTTTTCCCGGCTGGCCCCGGGCTGGATCCTGCTGCGGGAAATAGTGCAGGCCGCGCCGGAATGGGGCGTCGAGCGGATCGACCTCGGACGCGGCGAGGACGAGTACAAGCGGCGTGCGATGACGGGTCAGGTCATGGTCTGCCAGGGGGAAATGACCAGCGGCGAGTTGCGGGGTCTCGTTCGGCGGGCGGGCAGGCAGGCGGTGTCGGCGGTCAAGGCGTCGCCGATCGCGCCGCAGTTGCGTGCTGTGCTGCGGCGCTTTCGGTGA
- a CDS encoding UDP-glucose/GDP-mannose dehydrogenase family protein, with protein MFARRIAVVGTGYVGLTTGACLASLGHRVVCADLDPDKIARLADGEVDILEPGLADLVAEGLAAGRLEFVHGAAAAIDADLEVVFLCVPTPMGVGGVADLSSVEAVLDEIRERLPSGVVVVNKSTVPVGTAERTKELLRREDVAVVSNPEFLREGTAVRDFLSPDRIVVGSDAQDAAERIAGLYARLGAPTVLTDAASAELMKYAANCFLAMKLSYVNAMAELCERLGANLADITEGMGYDHRIGQAFLRPGPGWGGSCLPKDTRAMLQISDSADFEFRLLRAAIDTNERQRQRIVDKIRLAVTGSRNGSIARLRFGLLGLTFKANTDDVRDSPALAIAALLRQAGAELVGYDPALRADTLRPELGDVSLVEDPLLMAKDVDALILLTEWPEFRSLNWTQLAEVVRRPIVVDTRNLLDSDVLRRSGFSWTGLGLAA; from the coding sequence ATGTTCGCGAGACGGATTGCGGTAGTCGGCACGGGATACGTCGGACTCACCACCGGCGCGTGTCTCGCGTCGCTCGGGCACCGCGTGGTGTGCGCCGACCTCGACCCGGACAAGATCGCCCGGCTCGCGGACGGGGAGGTCGACATCCTCGAACCCGGCCTCGCCGACCTCGTCGCCGAGGGCCTGGCGGCGGGACGGCTCGAGTTCGTCCACGGAGCGGCGGCCGCGATCGACGCCGACCTCGAGGTGGTTTTCCTGTGCGTGCCCACCCCGATGGGCGTCGGCGGGGTCGCGGACCTGTCCAGCGTCGAAGCCGTCCTCGACGAGATCCGGGAGCGCCTGCCTTCCGGGGTCGTGGTGGTCAACAAGTCGACAGTGCCGGTCGGGACCGCGGAGCGGACCAAGGAACTCCTGCGCCGCGAGGACGTCGCGGTCGTCAGCAATCCCGAATTCCTCCGGGAAGGCACCGCGGTGCGCGACTTCCTCAGCCCGGACCGCATCGTCGTCGGCAGCGACGCGCAGGACGCGGCCGAGCGGATCGCCGGCCTCTACGCGCGGCTCGGCGCGCCGACCGTGCTGACCGACGCGGCGAGCGCGGAACTCATGAAGTACGCGGCGAACTGCTTCCTGGCGATGAAATTGTCTTACGTCAACGCCATGGCGGAATTGTGCGAACGGCTCGGCGCCAACCTCGCGGACATCACCGAGGGCATGGGATATGACCACCGGATCGGACAGGCCTTCCTGCGGCCCGGCCCGGGCTGGGGCGGCTCGTGCCTGCCCAAGGACACCCGGGCGATGCTGCAGATCTCCGACTCCGCGGACTTCGAATTCCGCTTGCTGCGCGCGGCGATCGACACGAATGAACGGCAACGACAGCGCATCGTCGACAAAATTCGCCTCGCGGTGACGGGCAGCCGGAACGGTTCGATCGCCCGGCTCCGGTTCGGCCTGCTGGGCCTGACCTTCAAGGCCAACACCGACGACGTCCGGGATTCGCCCGCACTCGCGATCGCCGCCCTGCTGCGGCAAGCGGGCGCGGAACTCGTCGGCTACGACCCGGCCCTGCGCGCGGACACGCTGCGCCCGGAACTCGGCGACGTCAGCCTCGTCGAAGACCCGCTGCTGATGGCCAAGGACGTCGACGCGCTGATCCTGCTCACCGAATGGCCGGAATTCCGGTCGCTGAACTGGACCCAGCTGGCGGAGGTCGTCCGCCGCCCGATCGTCGTCGACACCCGCAACCTGCTCGACTCCGACGTGCTCCGCCGCTCCGGATTCAGCTGGACCGGCCTCGGCCTCGCCGCCTGA